The Acaryochloris sp. CCMEE 5410 genome includes the window CTTGCGGCTGCTCCTGCTGTTTCTCCTTTTGGTAGAGTTCCTTAGCCTGCTCATAGGTCTCCACCCGACCATCTGTAAAGTAGGAGTTTACTTTTTTGAACTGTTCCTCATCTTCATCGGTTAATTTCTTTTTTTTAGCCGAGAATCCAATCACATCGAGCAAGGCATCGACTTGATCGGGCTCTAATCCGTAAATTGTTGCTAAATCATCTCTTGTACAAGCCATAGTGTTTCCTCTTGGATAGTAGTTGAGTAGTTGATGTTGAATGATCAAAGAAGAGCGCTGCCGATCAAATCATCATCAACACCGGACATTAGACTGGACATCGGTTGATCACGAGGGGAAGTATCAGTGCTTTGGGAAGAAGGTGTAACATTGGCCGCGTTTTCAATACCAAAGGTTTGGCGAAGATAGTAACAGTGACTCTCTAGCTCTCGGATAGAATTCAGTGCTGCTTGGCGGACCTGGGCTGGATCATTACCAAGGGCTTGTAGAGCAAAGGGATGCCAGTAGGCAAAAGTCGGAACTAGCAACATGCGCTTACTATCAGGCCAGACGGTTTGACTTGATTTGAGGTATTTGAGCGTAGTGGCGTAAGGCGAGTCACTGCTCACTTGAATACGTGACTGAAAATCATAACTAGGCATTTACGGGAACCTTTGCACTGTACAAGATATAGAAAAAGGCTTTGGGATCAGCTAATCGGATACTAAACGCATTCTGCTTTACCCAATCTCCGTGGTGTTTCTCGATATCCGTAATAATTTGCTCACACCAGCTTGTCTCAGCCTTACTAAATAGGGAGTTAAGCTCTCGTTGAAAATAGAATGCAGTCCCACCAGCAAAAATAACTTCGTCAACAGAGGATGGAATTTCCCGCTGCAATAGGTCTTCCATGGCAGCCCAATACTCAGATCTGGCATCCAATGCTGCCCTTTGAACTTGGTTGAGTGTTTGCTGTTTCAAGTCCCTGTCTTGGATTGAAATCAACTCCTTTAGTGCCTTTAGACTGACCTTGGACCCAGCCTCATAGATAGTTGCCGCAATATCTTGGTCAGCTTGTCCCGGCAAGAAGGGTTTTACAGCTTGGACAATTTTTATAAACCCCAAGTCGTTAGTGATCCCCTTGATCAATACCCCCCGATCCATCAGCAAGATAGAGACATTTCTAAAACCAATCATAATCACACAAACCTGGCGTTGCTTGAGACTGAAGCCTGACTGCCGACCCCGGAAAAACAAGCCAAACCCTTCTGGCTTGCAGTCTAAACTCTCAAGCTCAAAGCTAAGTTGTTGCCCCCTAAACTTAAAGTCTTGGATGGCCTCAAGCAGTGAGCGTTCAAACAATGCTCGATGCTCGTACTCGGACCAGGGCAACAGGAGTCCCAAACGGACTGCTGAACCGTTTGGTAGTTTCTTGCGCTGAGCCAGAATTCCAATAATTGCCAATACTTTATACAACGATTGCACAAACTTAGGCTCAGACAATCTAAGGTCTGTGTGAAATGAAAATTGCCGTGCGAGAAATCCAACCGCTCGACAATCATCTTGGTACTCAACCCATGCTGAATTTTGCGGTTCAGCATGACTGAACTGCCCTAAGCTGGTCAATCGTTGCTTGGAAACTTTGGCGACTTCTGGCTCCATCAATAGGAGTCCTGGTTTAAACTCACTGAGCGTGTAATAAACTTTGCCCAGTGATGAACCAGGATCGAAGGCGATAGTAATATCTGCCACGATTCTAATCTTTTGTATTTGTAGTAGTCGAAGGTTTGCTGCCAGCCGCTGAACCAAACGTTGGCCAACAACACTGAAATCATAGTTGAATTTTTTTGAGTTGGCAAATATCAGGATAATTCTAGGGGAAGGATATTCTATGGACCTTTGAAGTATGAACACAGGTAACTTCAAGGAATACTCAAGGTCTGATTAGGCTTATCTTTCCTTTACATTTAGATATTGGAAATATCAGGATAGAACTAGGAAAATACAAGGAATCTATATGTTTGTAATGAGGATGAATAAAGGAAAAACCAACGATTTTCAGTGAAGCGGCTATGTAAGTCACACCTTTTTTTAATCATAATTACATATCTAAAATCATGACCCACACAGTACGCAAATTTATTTTGACCAAAGATCTGGGATACAATCCCCGTTCTTCTAAGACGACTTTTCTTGATTTTGGATATATTGCTTCAATACTTCTGAAGGTGCCCCACCCACTGAGCAGACAAAATAGCTTGGACTCCATAAACTCTGTTGCTGGGGCTTCTGTAATCCAGCTTGGCCATATCGGCGACTAGAAACTTCCTTGAGTGAATTCACTATTAGAGACACAGATAGCTTAGGCGGATACTCAATCAATGCATGAACATGATCGGCCTTACCTTTGAACTCTAAAACCTGAAAATTCATTTTTTGAGCGACGGATCTAAAGGCATCCTCAATCACATCTAGTCCTTTAGCCTCAAAAACCTTCTTCCTGAATTTAGTCACACAAATCAGATGAATTTTCAGGTCAGAAACACTGTGTCTTTCCGTTCTTAGCTACTAAGTACAAATGTACTATAATAGAGTCATGAAGCTACGCTATCGGTATAGAGTCTATCCAACACAAAACCA containing:
- a CDS encoding ParM/StbA family protein is translated as MADITIAFDPGSSLGKVYYTLSEFKPGLLLMEPEVAKVSKQRLTSLGQFSHAEPQNSAWVEYQDDCRAVGFLARQFSFHTDLRLSEPKFVQSLYKVLAIIGILAQRKKLPNGSAVRLGLLLPWSEYEHRALFERSLLEAIQDFKFRGQQLSFELESLDCKPEGFGLFFRGRQSGFSLKQRQVCVIMIGFRNVSILLMDRGVLIKGITNDLGFIKIVQAVKPFLPGQADQDIAATIYEAGSKVSLKALKELISIQDRDLKQQTLNQVQRAALDARSEYWAAMEDLLQREIPSSVDEVIFAGGTAFYFQRELNSLFSKAETSWCEQIITDIEKHHGDWVKQNAFSIRLADPKAFFYILYSAKVPVNA
- the tnpA gene encoding IS200/IS605 family transposase — encoded protein: MKIHLICVTKFRKKVFEAKGLDVIEDAFRSVAQKMNFQVLEFKGKADHVHALIEYPPKLSVSLIVNSLKEVSSRRYGQAGLQKPQQQSLWSPSYFVCSVGGAPSEVLKQYIQNQEKSS